The DNA window AGCGGAATCTCTCGCTGCCCAAACTGATCTTTTGGCCATCGGGTAGCTCATAGCTCTCCTCCTCACGACCCTTGGACACGTCCTGCTGAAGTTCCATTTCCTGGGCAAAGTTCATCGAAACATAGCACAGTTTTTCCTTGATATCCCGTACAATCTCCCGCTCTGCGGTTGTGCCCAGCTTAACACCCTTCTCCAAGAGCAGTTTGGCCAGAAAATCGGTGAGATCCCTGCCAGCTAGATCCAAACGAACGGTGGCGTGGGGCAGGGCAAATCCCTCGTAGATCGGTACCGTGTGGGTAACACCATCTCCCGAATCCACCACAATGCCCACCGTGCGCCCGGTGGCGTAGAGGGAGAGTACGGCCTGAATGGCCACATAGAAAGCTGGCACCCGAAAGTGCTCGAACATAATCTCCGTCATCTTCTCCCTATTCTTCCTCGGGTTCAGAGGGGCTTCGGTGAGGAGGGCCGGCAAGTCCATTGGATCGGCGCGTAGCAGCTCATAGGTGCGCTGCCAAATCCTCTCCATGTCATCCCAGTTCTTGACCACGCCGTGCTCAATGGGATATTTTAGGGTGAGAAGTCCTCTCTTACGTGCTGCCGCATCGCCAATTACACAACCATCGATCAGTGAATCCATCAGAACATTCAGGTGACGAGGTCTACCCACAATCGAGGGGAAGACCACCCGGGGAGTGTCTTCCGCAGAGAATCCGGCCTTACAAACTCCAGAACCGTTGTCAATAACCACTGCAGTTTGGTGGGAGGAACTGCCCTTCTCAGTACTCATGTCTCTAGAAGCTATAAAGGAAGTCGTACTTGCATCATTATGGTTTTGACTTACTCTGGGGGACTCACGTATTTGTAGGTACTTGTAGAGAATGTGCTGTGCCCGTTTATCTGTTATATCGATTTTGATGCGAGAAGGTATGTGAAATGTCGACATATTGTGTGCTAAGTTTTTTGTTTCGGGCGGACTTTAAACTAGGCTAAGTTTAATAGACGTAAGACTCAtggttaatttaaaattagcgCCTATGCATTCCAGTGTTGGACACGGTACGTTAACTTATCGATTACCCCAAGTGTCAATCCAATTGCGATATCCATACGCTAAAActtgaaaattaataataagtaaattaaaaaccataacaaaaagtgtttttgttCCTAGGACCTAAAATTTTAACTTAGATacatttccaattttttttagttatttagatacatagttttagccaaaaaatagCTGAGCTTGCATTACTGACCTTCGATATTTCCGGCTGCTCGCCCATCTCTAGAATTCAATTGTTCAAAAGAGGAAGCAGAAAAAACGAGAACGTAAGCCTTGTT is part of the Drosophila biarmipes strain raj3 chromosome 2R, RU_DBia_V1.1, whole genome shotgun sequence genome and encodes:
- the LOC108036535 gene encoding actin-like protein 53D — protein: MSTFHIPSRIKIDITDKRAQHILYKYLQIPSRDMSTEKGSSSHQTAVVIDNGSGVCKAGFSAEDTPRVVFPSIVGRPRHLNVLMDSLIDGCVIGDAAARKRGLLTLKYPIEHGVVKNWDDMERIWQRTYELLRADPMDLPALLTEAPLNPRKNREKMTEIMFEHFRVPAFYVAIQAVLSLYATGRTVGIVVDSGDGVTHTVPIYEGFALPHATVRLDLAGRDLTDFLAKLLLEKGVKLGTTAEREIVRDIKEKLCYVSMNFAQEMELQQDVSKGREEESYELPDGQKISLGSERFRCPEALFQPSLLGQEVMGIHEATYHSIVNCDMDLRKDMYENIVLSGGTTLFRHIEHRFLQDLTKMAPPSVRIKINASPERRFSVWTGGSVLASLTSFQNMWIDSMEYDEVGSSIVHRKCF